The region TTTTTCAAACACATCTGTAGTCGGGTTCATTAATCTTGAATAGATATTACCCAACTCTTTAAGTGCAAAGAGGTTTGCTGCATGTTCCGTATCTCTAAACTCATACGCTGTACTCTGATAGATAGGTACTGCCATAGTCCCTTGTGCATCTTTCTCATATCCTGCATGGACGGCTAGTGTTTGTTCGTGCATCACAATTCCTTATTTTATTATATAGGTAAATTATAGCTTGTGCTTGCTTGAAGAGAAGATTGATTGAAAGAAAAGATATCGTATTTACTAATGAAAGGAATCCCCGTATCACATACGGGGAGTTTGATGAGAATGTTTAAGAAGAGTAGTTTGGAGATTCTTTGGTGATCGTCACATCATGTACATGACTCTCTCTAAGTCCAGCAGAAGTAATTTCAACAAATTCTGCTTTTTCCCAGAATACTTTGATCGACTCTGAACCACAGTATCCCATAGATGAACGGAGTCCACCTACCATTTGATGCACAACATCTGCGATACGTCCTCTGTAGGGAACACGTCCTTCAATCCCCTCTGGTACAAGTTTGTCTGCGGCTGTACCTTCCTGGAAGTAACGGTCTGTACTTCCTTTGGTCATCGCACCGATACTTCCCATACCTCTATACTCTTTAAACTGTCTTCCGTTAAAGAGTATCATATCGCCTGGGGCTTCATAGGTACCTGCAAGCGCAGAACCCAACATCACAGAACTTGCACCTACTGCTAAAGCTTTTGCAAGATCTCCAGAGTATTTAACACCGCCATCAGCCACTACAGGTACACCCGCTTTATTTGCTACCTCTGCTACTTCATCAATAGCAGAGATCTGAGGTACACCCACACCTGCAACGACACGTGTCGTACAGATTGATCCAGGTCCGATACCTACTTTCACTGCGTCAGCACCTGCATCTATAAGATCCTGTGCAGCTGCTGCAGTTGCAATATTTCCTGCGATCACATCGACATCAAGTGTTTTCTTGATGAGTTTCAGTGTATCTATAATACCTTGCGAATGCCCGTGTGCCGAGTCAAGTACGATTACATCCACACCTGCTTCTACCAGTGCAGTGGCACGATCAAGCTGACCTACACCGATTGCTGCACCGACTCTTAAACGTCCATGCTCATCTTTGTTCGCGTTAGGGAATCTTTCTTTTTTCTCAATATCTTTAATGGTAACAAGCCCCTGAAGTACACCATTTTCATCTACGATAGGCAGTTTTTCTATTTTATGTGCCTGAAGTACTTGTGCTGCTTCTTCAAGCGTGATACCTACTTTTGCTGTTACCAAAGGCGCTTTGGTCATCACATCAGCAATACACAGACTCATGTCAGTGATAAAACGCATATCACGGTTTGTGATAATCCCTAAAAGTTTCAGATCATCATCTACGACCGGTACACCTGAGATCTTATATTCACCCATCAAAGCATCTGCATCTGCCACAGTTTTATCCGGACCTATAAATATAGGATCGATGATAATACCGCTCTCAGACTTTTTTACTTTCGTGATCTGCTTTGCCTGTGTTTCTATATCCATATTTTTATGAATGATCCCGATACCACCCAGGTGTGCCATAGCGATCGCTGCTTTGTACTCAGTTACGGTATCCATCGCTGCTGAAACGATAGGTGTATTCAATGTTACACGCTTAGTCAAATTACTTTTTAAACAAACTTCTTTAGGAAGCACAACTGAATGTTGCGGTACTAGTAATACATCTTCAAATGTTAATGCTCTTTTTTTAATTCTCATATTATTTCCTTCGTTTATTTAATATAGGTTACAGCTTTTTCCATGCTTGCAGCACCGTCAAAAAGTGTTTTTTCGTTAAATGCTTTAGCAATGAGTTGTAACCCTATAGGCATACCCTCATCATTTTTAGCAACGGGTAGTGAAATTGCAGGAAGTCCTGCAAGGTTAATAGCTATCGTGTACATATCACTCTTGTACATTTCAAGCGGGTCTTCAGAAGCACCTATCTTTGGGGCAACCGACGGTGCAACGGGTGAAAGTATAAGGTCTGCCTCTTCAAAAATAGCATTAAACTCATCTCTGATAAGGTGTCTTACTTTTTGTGCTTTCACATAATATGCATCATAATATCCTGATGAAAGTACAAAATTACCCAGTAAGATACGTCTTTTAACCTCTTCTCCAAATCCTTCAGATCGTGTATTATAGAAAAGCTCTTCCATATTTTTTGATTCAGCTCTTGTTCCATAACGTACCCCGTCAAAACGTGCAAGGTTCGTTGCCGCTTCTGCCGTAGCCAAAATATAATAGGTTGCGATATCATACTTGGTATTTTGCATATTTTTATGTACGATCGTATGTCCTGCTTCTTCAAGTGCCTTGACTGTCTGCGTATAGGCTTTTTGTGTATCTTCATCTGCTTCAGAAATGTAGTTGTCTATCACTGCAATCGTCAGTTTAGCATCAGCATCAATGTTATTTGCAATATCTTCTATCTCAAAATCTGCTGAAGTCGAATCTTTTTCATCATGCCCTTTGATCGCATCATACAAGATCGCTGCATCTTCAACATTCTGTGTGATAGGACCTATCTGGTCAAGTGAAGAAGCATAAGCTGCCAGACCAAAACGACTGACTCTTCCATAGGTAGGTTTCATCCCCACTACACCACAGTATGCTGCAGGCTGTCTGATAGATCCACCTGTATCTGATCCCAGCGCAGCAATAGCGATACCTCCGGCAACAGCTGCAGCTGATCCTCCTGAAGATCCACCGGGTACTCTGTCTGTACCATGCGGGTTCTTCGTAGGTCCGTAAAAAGAGCTCTCAGTGGTTGAACCCATTGCGAACTCATCCATATTGGCTCTACCGAATGCCATCATTCCTTGAGATTTAAGGTTAGTGATAGCCGTAGCTTCATAAGGTGCAATGTATCCCTGAAGAATTTTAGAACCAGAAGTCACAGACCAGTCTTTTACTTGAATGTTATCTTTAATAAGGATCGGTACGCCCTCACCTGAACTTTCAAAGCCTACATAAGCATTCAGTCCGCTCTCTTTGGCTTTTACTTCAAGTTGGGCTCTTATCTCTTCTAATTCTTCATGAGATTTTGTTAACGCTTCTTTCAGTGTTATCACGACTTGCTTCCTTTCCTTTTATAATATTCTACCATTGCCAATCCTATACCCACCAATCCAAAGATAAAAATGATCGAACCAATGATCACTTCCATTTGTATAGGTTGAGACATGTCAAACATTAGGCAACATCTCCATTACCGACAACATTCGCACATCTCTCACAGGCACACTCATCACTGCTACTAGTAAATCTCCAACATCTTGGGCATTTTGAAGCAGTTGCCTTATGTACAGTATAAGTTGATCCATCCACTTCAAAAGAAGCAACTTGTTCACCCTCGCTGCTTGATTTCATCGCTGAAACTACAAACCAGTCTTCAAGGTCTTTACTGTCTTTGATTTCAAATACACTCATATCCCCTGCGATCTCCACTTCAAGTGTTGACTTCATCAGTTTCTCTTTTTTGAGTTTATCTACGGCTTCAGAGAATTTCACTCTTGCTTCCAAAAGAACCTTATCATCAAAACTTGCTTCAACTTCCGGTACTTCAACATACACAAGGTCAAATACATTTTCCATATCACCTTTGAAAAGTGCCGGTGCATACTCCAGGATCTCATCGGCTGTATAAGTCAATACTGGAGCTATGAGTCCCAACATCGCTTTGGCAATATGTGCCATTGCGGACTGTGTTGCTCTTCTGACAGGATCATTTTTATCTTCACAGTAGAGTCGGTCTTTGGTGATATCCATATAGATACCTGAAAGCTCATTGGTAATGAAGTGGTTCAATGTTGCAAATCCTCTAAGGAAATCATAGGCATCAAAGTTTGCTTTGACCGATGCAAATACCTCTGCTGCCTTCGTAAGTATCCATCTGTCCAGTTCTCCATACGCATCATTGGTCACATAGGTTTCAAGATCATCTACATTCGCAAGTAGGAATCTAAACGTATTTCTTATCTTTCTATACTGTTCAGCCGTCTGTTTCAAAATACCGTCAGAAATTTTCAAGTCTGACTGATAGTCAGAAAGTGCCACCCACAGTCTGAGAATTTCTGAACCATACTCTTTGATGACTTTGTCCGGTGCCACAACGTTACCTTTGGACTTACTCATCTTCTCGCCCTTCTCATCCACAGTAAACCCGTGAGTGATCAGTGTTTTATAAGGTGAAACTTCATTCACGGCTGCTGAAAGCAATAATGAAGACTGGAACCAGCCTCTGTGTTGGTCACTTCCTTCAATGTAAAGAGACGCCGGATACTCACCCGCATCATAATTACCGCTTTTGATCACCGAGTTCCAAGTCGAACCTGAGTCAAACCATACATCCAGGATATCATCGATCTTTTCCAGATCATCGGCGTTATAACCCGAGTTCTCAGGAAGAAGCGCTTCGATACTCATTGAGTACCAGGCATCTGCACCCTGTGCATCAAAAAGAGTCGCTACATGGTCCAATACCTTTTTATCAAAGATCACTTCTTTGGTACTCTTATTTCTAAAAAATGCTATCGGAACACCCCAAGAACGCTGACGAGAAATACACCAGTCAGGTCTTCCTTCTATCATCGGTTTGAGACGGTTCTTAGATGTCTTAGGATAAAAGTCCACACCTTCAATAGCATGAAGTGCTGTATCTCTCAGTGTATCTTTGGCACCTTGAGCTGTGTCATCTATAGAGATGAACCACTGATTCGTTGCTCTATAGATCAACGGTTTTTTCGTTCTCCAGCAGTGTGGATAAGAGTGAACAAATTTACTCTCTTTTAACAAGGCATCACCCAAGATCTCCAAGATAGGCTCATTGGCTTTAAAGATATGCATGCCGATAAACTCATCTGCATTAGGAAGAAGATTTAAACCTTTGACACTCTCATCATAACATCCACGCTCATCTACAGGCATCACGACTTCAAGACCATATTTCAGTCCTACTTTGTAGTCATCCTCACCATGTCCCGGAGCGGTATGTACACAACCCGTACCACCATCCATAAGTACGTGTTCACCGAGGATCACTTTAGATGTACGACCATTTACAGGGTTAATAGCTAAAAGGTTTTCCATCTCCGTTGCAGCGATCTTTCTACTTGAATGCCCAGAGACCACACCCTCTTCTATCATCGCTTCGTAACGTGCATCTGCTACGATATGACCATCATCAGTCAAGACATACATCTCATCAGGATTAAGAGAGATACCTGTATTTGCAGGTAGTGTCCAAGGTGTTGTCGTCCAGATCACAAGACCTGCTTTACCTTCTATACCTAACTTCTCTTTGGCTGCATCACTGAGTTCAAAGTGTACATAGATAGAGTAATCTTCTTTATCTTCGTACTCTACTTCTGCATCAGCAAGTGCTGTTCTTGCAGCCCATGACCAGAAAATAGGTTTATGTCTTTCGACCAAAAGACCTTTTTGTGCTAATTCACAAAGTGTTCTATAGATATTTGCTTCAAATTTAAAATCCATCGTTACATACGGGTTTTCCCAATCTGCAATCACACCTAAAGCTTTAAATCCGTCTCTTTGGATGTCTACAAACTTCGCAGCATGTGCACGACAAAGTTCTCTAAACTTCTCTGTAGGCATCGCTTCTTTTTTGCTTTTGCCCAGTTTCTCTTCAACTTTCTGCTCGATAGGCAAACCATGACAGTCCCAGCCCGGAGTCATACGTACCGCTTTCCCTTGGAAATAGTTATACTTTAAAATGATATCTTTGAGTACTTTGTTCAGTGCATGTCCAATGTGAATGTCACCGTTGGCATACGGAGGTCCATCATGAAGTGTAAACATTTCAGCATCTGCACGTTTTGCTTTCATCTGTTCATAAATATCGGCATCAAACCATGCATTATACTTTTTAGGCTCATTGTTTGGAAGATTCCCACGCATTGGAAAATCTGTTTTTGGGAGGAGGAGTGTGTCTTTAAAATCCATAGTCGATAACACCTTAATGAGGGTCGCCCCTGTTATATTATCCCGTGATTGTATCTAAAAGAGCATTAGAAGCTACTTTCGGTACAATTATCTTATGAAAAATATCCAAGATCTAGTAGAAAAAATTATTCAGAAGCTGACTAAAGAGGGACAAACGATCTCTTTTGCAGAGAGTTGTACAGGCGGTCGTATCGCTGCAGCATTCACTGCTATATCTGGTGCATCAGAGGTCCTGCATGGTTCTTGTGTCACTTACTCAAATGACATTAAACATCTTTGGCTGGGAGTCAGAAACGAAGTTCTTGAAACCCAGGGTGCAGTAAGTCGGGCCTGTGTCTCACAAATGCTGGATGGCATACAAAAAATGGCAGGATCTGACTATGCTATAGCTGTTTCAGGGATCGCAGGGCCCACCGGTGGTACAGAATTCAAACCTGTAGGAACTGTATATATAGGGTTGCAAACACCATTTTCCAAAGAGGTGTTTCATTGTAACTTCAAAGGTCCACGTGAGGCAGTTCAGGAACAATCTACCGTATTTGCTATCGAGAAATTAGCTGAAGTGTTGAAAATTTAAAAACATTTCCCAAAATTCTCTTGACAATCAAAGGTTTCTGAGCTATAATTCCGTCCACTTATTCAAGTAATGAGTGCAAAAATGTGTGACCTTTTAGCTCAGTTGGTAGAGCAACTCCCTTTTAAGGAGTGGGCCCATGGTTCGAATCCATGAAGGGTCACCACTATTATTTTTTTAGGTGCGGTGGTAGTTCAGTTGGTTAGAATACCTGCCTGTCACGCAGGGGGTCGCGAGTTCGAGTCTCGTCCACCGCGCCATTATATTTGAAGCAGACTTCAGCAGTCGGCTCATGAAACCAAGTTTCATTTTATGACCTTTTAGCTCAGTTGGTAGAGCAACTCCCTTTTAAGGAGTGGGCCCATGGTTCGAATCCATGAAGGGTCACCACTATATATATTCTTTGGTCGCTTAGCTCAGTTGGTAGAGCGCTACCCTTACAAGGTAGATGTCACAAGTTCGAGTCTTGTAGCGACCACCATTTTTAACAATTTTATGTTTATGGTTCTTGATGACCCTTTCATCTAGTGGCCAAGGATATTACGTTTTCAACGTAAAAACAGAGGTTCAAATCCTTTAGGGGTCGCCAATCTTTCCCCAAAAATAAACATTAAAACTATGGTCGCTTAGCTCAGTTGGTAGAGCGCTACCCTTACAAGGTAGATGTCACAAGTTCGAGTCTTGTAGCGACCACCATGTACATTTAAGTAAATTTATGTACAATTCTTTTCAACCATTTAGTTGGTCTTAGGTGCGGTGGTAGTTCAGTTGGTTAGAATACCTGCCTGTCACGCAGGGGGTCGCGAGTTCGAGTCTCGTCCACCGCGCCATATTTACTTTTTTAAACAATCAAATAATTTTTAATATCGAATCTATCTTCACAAAAATAATATCATACTCTTTAAAATTCTTGAAGTAATTCAAAAGTTCAATAACATAAGGGAATTATTTATGGACGACAGTTCTTTGCATTTTGTTCTTTTGGGTTCGTTTTCTTGTTTGTTGCATCAACAAAGAAGAAAAGGAATGAAAAAAAGTTAAAGTATAGTTTTAAAGTCTATGTTCCCCAACAATGTTCGGGAATATAGATATAAAGGGAAAGATTAATCTCTCAGTCGAATACGCACAGATTCTTCGTGTGCAGTCAAACCTTCAGTATTTGCTATCATTGCACACGCACCGCCAATCTCCTGCATCCCCTCTTTACTCATAGAGATAATAGAAGATTTCTTCAAAAAGTGTTCTACACTTAAAGGTGAATAGAATTTTGCAGTTCCGCCTGTAGGCAGTGTATGGTTTGGTCCTGCCACATAGTCACCTATCGGTTCTGGTGTATTTTCACCCAGGAAGATGGCACCAGCATGTTTAATTTTATCTAGTAAAGACATAGGGTCATTCGTGACCACTTCTAAGTGTTCAGGCGCAATCTCATTCATCAGATCGATCGCTTCATCCATATCTTGAGTCACGATGATCGCACCTCTCTCCTCGATAGACTTACGTGCGATCTCTTCACGTGAAAGTGTACCAAGGAACTCTTCTACCTTGTCACTTACTCTGTTTGCAAGTTCGCCATCGGTTGTAATGAGAATAGAACTTGCCATTTCGTCATGCTCAGCCTGGGAAAGAAGGTCAATGGCTAGGTAGTCTTCTCTAGCACTCTCATCTGCAAGTATCCCTATTTCGGATGGACCTGCTATCATGTCTATGTTGACTTCGCCATAGACCAGTTTTTTAGCGGTAGCTACGAAAATGTTTCCAGGACCGGTAATGACATCTACTTTGGGGATGGTCTCTGTTCCGTATGCCATCGCACCGATCGCAGAAGCACCGCCCACTTTAAAGACTTTTGTCACTTTACAAAGATGACATGCAGCCAGTAACAGTTCATTGATCTCATCATCTGGTGTAGGCGTACAGACCACGATCTCTTCTACACCAGCCACTTGCGCAGGGATCACATTCATAAGCAGTGA is a window of Sulfurovum sp. TSL6 DNA encoding:
- the guaB gene encoding IMP dehydrogenase — protein: MRIKKRALTFEDVLLVPQHSVVLPKEVCLKSNLTKRVTLNTPIVSAAMDTVTEYKAAIAMAHLGGIGIIHKNMDIETQAKQITKVKKSESGIIIDPIFIGPDKTVADADALMGEYKISGVPVVDDDLKLLGIITNRDMRFITDMSLCIADVMTKAPLVTAKVGITLEEAAQVLQAHKIEKLPIVDENGVLQGLVTIKDIEKKERFPNANKDEHGRLRVGAAIGVGQLDRATALVEAGVDVIVLDSAHGHSQGIIDTLKLIKKTLDVDVIAGNIATAAAAQDLIDAGADAVKVGIGPGSICTTRVVAGVGVPQISAIDEVAEVANKAGVPVVADGGVKYSGDLAKALAVGASSVMLGSALAGTYEAPGDMILFNGRQFKEYRGMGSIGAMTKGSTDRYFQEGTAADKLVPEGIEGRVPYRGRIADVVHQMVGGLRSSMGYCGSESIKVFWEKAEFVEITSAGLRESHVHDVTITKESPNYSS
- the gatA gene encoding Asp-tRNA(Asn)/Glu-tRNA(Gln) amidotransferase subunit GatA, with translation MITLKEALTKSHEELEEIRAQLEVKAKESGLNAYVGFESSGEGVPILIKDNIQVKDWSVTSGSKILQGYIAPYEATAITNLKSQGMMAFGRANMDEFAMGSTTESSFYGPTKNPHGTDRVPGGSSGGSAAAVAGGIAIAALGSDTGGSIRQPAAYCGVVGMKPTYGRVSRFGLAAYASSLDQIGPITQNVEDAAILYDAIKGHDEKDSTSADFEIEDIANNIDADAKLTIAVIDNYISEADEDTQKAYTQTVKALEEAGHTIVHKNMQNTKYDIATYYILATAEAATNLARFDGVRYGTRAESKNMEELFYNTRSEGFGEEVKRRILLGNFVLSSGYYDAYYVKAQKVRHLIRDEFNAIFEEADLILSPVAPSVAPKIGASEDPLEMYKSDMYTIAINLAGLPAISLPVAKNDEGMPIGLQLIAKAFNEKTLFDGAASMEKAVTYIK
- the ileS gene encoding isoleucine--tRNA ligase, coding for MDFKDTLLLPKTDFPMRGNLPNNEPKKYNAWFDADIYEQMKAKRADAEMFTLHDGPPYANGDIHIGHALNKVLKDIILKYNYFQGKAVRMTPGWDCHGLPIEQKVEEKLGKSKKEAMPTEKFRELCRAHAAKFVDIQRDGFKALGVIADWENPYVTMDFKFEANIYRTLCELAQKGLLVERHKPIFWSWAARTALADAEVEYEDKEDYSIYVHFELSDAAKEKLGIEGKAGLVIWTTTPWTLPANTGISLNPDEMYVLTDDGHIVADARYEAMIEEGVVSGHSSRKIAATEMENLLAINPVNGRTSKVILGEHVLMDGGTGCVHTAPGHGEDDYKVGLKYGLEVVMPVDERGCYDESVKGLNLLPNADEFIGMHIFKANEPILEILGDALLKESKFVHSYPHCWRTKKPLIYRATNQWFISIDDTAQGAKDTLRDTALHAIEGVDFYPKTSKNRLKPMIEGRPDWCISRQRSWGVPIAFFRNKSTKEVIFDKKVLDHVATLFDAQGADAWYSMSIEALLPENSGYNADDLEKIDDILDVWFDSGSTWNSVIKSGNYDAGEYPASLYIEGSDQHRGWFQSSLLLSAAVNEVSPYKTLITHGFTVDEKGEKMSKSKGNVVAPDKVIKEYGSEILRLWVALSDYQSDLKISDGILKQTAEQYRKIRNTFRFLLANVDDLETYVTNDAYGELDRWILTKAAEVFASVKANFDAYDFLRGFATLNHFITNELSGIYMDITKDRLYCEDKNDPVRRATQSAMAHIAKAMLGLIAPVLTYTADEILEYAPALFKGDMENVFDLVYVEVPEVEASFDDKVLLEARVKFSEAVDKLKKEKLMKSTLEVEIAGDMSVFEIKDSKDLEDWFVVSAMKSSSEGEQVASFEVDGSTYTVHKATASKCPRCWRFTSSSDECACERCANVVGNGDVA
- a CDS encoding CinA family protein; the encoded protein is MKNIQDLVEKIIQKLTKEGQTISFAESCTGGRIAAAFTAISGASEVLHGSCVTYSNDIKHLWLGVRNEVLETQGAVSRACVSQMLDGIQKMAGSDYAIAVSGIAGPTGGTEFKPVGTVYIGLQTPFSKEVFHCNFKGPREAVQEQSTVFAIEKLAEVLKI
- the hisD gene encoding histidinol dehydrogenase, which codes for MKIFYSSDDTFEANFDELLQRGKMDIEGVTSIVSGLLKEIQTEGNSAVKSQIAKFDRWEPANDEALLVSTEEMAKAYDAIDPELRDALHLAYDRIESYHQKLMPKTWMDKEANGTILGQKVTAVDRAGLYIPGGKAAYPSSLLMNVIPAQVAGVEEIVVCTPTPDDEINELLLAACHLCKVTKVFKVGGASAIGAMAYGTETIPKVDVITGPGNIFVATAKKLVYGEVNIDMIAGPSEIGILADESAREDYLAIDLLSQAEHDEMASSILITTDGELANRVSDKVEEFLGTLSREEIARKSIEERGAIIVTQDMDEAIDLMNEIAPEHLEVVTNDPMSLLDKIKHAGAIFLGENTPEPIGDYVAGPNHTLPTGGTAKFYSPLSVEHFLKKSSIISMSKEGMQEIGGACAMIANTEGLTAHEESVRIRLRD